The following proteins are encoded in a genomic region of Oncorhynchus kisutch isolate 150728-3 linkage group LG4, Okis_V2, whole genome shotgun sequence:
- the LOC116352705 gene encoding PWWP domain-containing protein 2B-like isoform X2: MEAVAEELRAGSRIPVTVDQIVNDTLVVTLTYQERCYMGILLDCNKKTGLFCLPDITTKPVECPALKPGCEIPEVLREEPVTKPPSQASHHRPKDENTLPENDPLGASLPAPLPTTVPAGHGPYPPYFEGAPFPQPIWVRHSYGQWVPQPPPRTIKRKKRRTREPGQMTMSTIRLRPRQVLCEKCKNTLNSDEDSKDGMPTTKASRKENAPQSDEDSKDGSVKLTRKEDADATKDNSKRRENGPTGYDSKRLRKDKRDEEPKFPAVDIIPHSPVIKISYSTPQGKGEVMKIPARVHGSVKPFCPKQLMQNGLKGQLGKVPEPTTLTQTQEQRHILDATRTGLTVSIPKLKLPRPPTAGLDFPSPKIRVRTLGDGEDSLTVYDSELVERQSRKSLGVPVPRPLPHSEDSGEKTPMELWSGSSGEEADRGQSDLALLINLRKRKADSSSLSVCSTDSLDESKSFSSDGTSPELCDLAPGEHISSMSSSISQDDSKTVPPLTVRLHTRSMTKCVTEEGHAVAVGDVVWGKIHGFPWWPARVLSISGSRKEESNCEVQWPEAKVAWFGSPTTSQLSVAKLSPFREFFRSRFNRKKKGMYRRAIVEAAKAVGHMSPEITSLLTSHCET; this comes from the exons ATGGAGGCTGTGGCCGAGGAGCTGCGGGCCGGCTCTCGGATTCCTGTCACTGTTGATCAAATAGTTAACGATACACTAGTAGTGACGCTTACCTATCAAGAAAGGTGCTACATGGGGATATTACTCGATTGCAACAAAAA GACTGGGCTTTTCTGCCTACCGGATATCACAACAAAGCCAGTGGAATGCCCTGCATTGAAACCTGGTTGTGAAATCCCTGAAGTCCTGAGAGAGGAACCTGTTACTAAACCTCCCAGCCAGGCTTCACATCATAGACCAAAGGATGAAAACACGCTCCCTGAAAATGACCCACTAGGTGCCAGTCTCCCAGCCCCTCTGCCCACAACAGTGCCTGCCGGGCACGGTCCATACCCTCCATATTTTGAAGGAGCTCCCTTCCCTCAGCCCATTTGGGTGCGCCACAGCTATGGTCAATGGGTACCCCAGCCACCTCCGCGGACCATTAAAAGGAAGAAGAGGCGGACCCGAGAGCCCGGGCAGATGACCATGAGCACCATCAGACTCCGCCCCCGGCAGGTGTTGTGCGAGAAGTGTAAGAACACACTGAACAGTGACGAGGACAGTAAGGACGGGATGCCCACAACCAAGGCTTCCAGGAAAGAGAACGCTCCACAGAGCGATGAAGACTCCAAAGACGGGTCTGTGAAGTTGACCAGGAAAGAGGATGCAGATGCCACCAAGGATAACAGCAAGAGGCGGGAGAATGGCCCCACCGGCTATGACAGCAAGCGGCTCCGGAAGGACAAGAGGGATGAGGAACCAAAGTTCCCTGCAGTGGACATCATTCCCCACAGCCCGGTCATCAAGATCTCCTACAGCACTCCGCAAGGCAAGGGCGAGGTGATGAAGATCCCAGCTCGGGTCCACGGCTCTGTCAAGCCCTTCTGCCCTAAGCAGCTGATGCAAAATGGCCTAAAAGGCCAGCTGGGCAAGGTGCCCGAGcccaccaccctaacccagacccaGGAGCAGCGCCACATCCTGGACGCCACCAGGACGGGCCTGACTGTGTCCATTCCCAAACTCAAGCTCCCCAGACCGCCAACGGCTGGCCTGGACTTCCCCTCCCCCAAGATTCGAGTGAGGACCCTGGGGGACGGAGAGGACAGCTTGACGGTCTACGATTCAGAGCTggtagagaggcagagcagaAAGAGCCTCGGGGTCCCGGTCCCTCGTCCCCTGCCCCACTCGGAGGACTCTGGGGAGAAAACCCCAATGGAGCTGTGGTCGGGGAGCTCTGGAGAGGAGGCAGACCGAGGCCAAAGTGACCTTGCGCTGCTCATCAACCTTCGCAAGAGGAAAGCGGACTCCTCCAGCCTGTCCGTGTGCAGCACAGACAGTCTAGACGAATCCAAATCCTTCAGCTCAGATGGCACGTCCCCAGAGCTGTGCGACCTAGCGCCCGGCGAGCACATCTCCTCCATGTCCTCCTCGATCTCACAAGACGACAGCAAGACTGTGCCGCCACTCACCGTGCGCCTGCACACACGTAGCATGACCAAGTGCGTGACGGAGGAGGGCCACGCGGTGGCCGTGGGAGACGTCGTGTGGGGGAAGATCCATGGGTTCCCCTGGTGGCCTGCGAGAGTGCTCAGCATCAGCGGCAGCCGCAAAGAGGAGTCTAACTGCGAGGTCCAGTGGCCAGAGGCCAAGGTGGCCTGGTTCGGCTCGCCCACTACCTCCCAGCTGTCCGTTGCCAAACTCTCCCCCTTCCGGGAGTTCTTCAGGTCGCGATTCAACCGCAAGAAGAAAGGGATGTACCGGCGAGCCATCGTGGAAGCTGCCAAGGCCGTGGGCCACATGAGCCCCGAGATCACCTCTCTACTCACCTCTCACTGCGAAACGTAG
- the LOC116352705 gene encoding PWWP domain-containing protein 2B-like isoform X1 translates to MEAVAEELRAGSRIPVTVDQIVNDTLVVTLTYQERCYMGILLDCNKKTGLFCLPDITTKPVECPALKPGCEIPEVLREEPVTKPPSQASHHRPKDENTLPENDPLGASLPAPLPTTVPAGHGPYPPYFEGAPFPQPIWVRHSYGQWVPQPPPRTIKRKKRRTREPGQMTMSTIRLRPRQVLCEKCKNTLNSDEDSKDGMPTTKASRKENAPQSDEDSKDGSVKLTRKEDADATKDNSKRRENGPTGYDSKRLRKDKRDEEPKFPAVDIIPHSPVIKISYSTPQGKGEVMKIPARVHGSVKPFCPKQLMQNGLKGQLGKVPEPTTLTQTQEQRHILDATRTGLTVSIPKLKLPRPPTAGLDFPSPKIRVRTLGDGEDSLTVYDSELVERQSRKSLGVPVPRPLPHSEDSGEKTPMELWSGSSGEEADRGQSDLALLINLRKRKADSSSLSVCSTDSLDESKSFSSDGTSPELCDLAPGEHISSMSSSISQDDSKTVPPLTVRLHTRSMTKCVTEEGHAVAVGDVVWGKIHGFPWWPARVLSISGSRKEESNCEVQWPEAKVAWFGSPTTSQLSVAKLSPFREFFRSRFNRKKKGMYRRAIVEAAKAVGHMSPEITSLLTSHCETG, encoded by the exons ATGGAGGCTGTGGCCGAGGAGCTGCGGGCCGGCTCTCGGATTCCTGTCACTGTTGATCAAATAGTTAACGATACACTAGTAGTGACGCTTACCTATCAAGAAAGGTGCTACATGGGGATATTACTCGATTGCAACAAAAA GACTGGGCTTTTCTGCCTACCGGATATCACAACAAAGCCAGTGGAATGCCCTGCATTGAAACCTGGTTGTGAAATCCCTGAAGTCCTGAGAGAGGAACCTGTTACTAAACCTCCCAGCCAGGCTTCACATCATAGACCAAAGGATGAAAACACGCTCCCTGAAAATGACCCACTAGGTGCCAGTCTCCCAGCCCCTCTGCCCACAACAGTGCCTGCCGGGCACGGTCCATACCCTCCATATTTTGAAGGAGCTCCCTTCCCTCAGCCCATTTGGGTGCGCCACAGCTATGGTCAATGGGTACCCCAGCCACCTCCGCGGACCATTAAAAGGAAGAAGAGGCGGACCCGAGAGCCCGGGCAGATGACCATGAGCACCATCAGACTCCGCCCCCGGCAGGTGTTGTGCGAGAAGTGTAAGAACACACTGAACAGTGACGAGGACAGTAAGGACGGGATGCCCACAACCAAGGCTTCCAGGAAAGAGAACGCTCCACAGAGCGATGAAGACTCCAAAGACGGGTCTGTGAAGTTGACCAGGAAAGAGGATGCAGATGCCACCAAGGATAACAGCAAGAGGCGGGAGAATGGCCCCACCGGCTATGACAGCAAGCGGCTCCGGAAGGACAAGAGGGATGAGGAACCAAAGTTCCCTGCAGTGGACATCATTCCCCACAGCCCGGTCATCAAGATCTCCTACAGCACTCCGCAAGGCAAGGGCGAGGTGATGAAGATCCCAGCTCGGGTCCACGGCTCTGTCAAGCCCTTCTGCCCTAAGCAGCTGATGCAAAATGGCCTAAAAGGCCAGCTGGGCAAGGTGCCCGAGcccaccaccctaacccagacccaGGAGCAGCGCCACATCCTGGACGCCACCAGGACGGGCCTGACTGTGTCCATTCCCAAACTCAAGCTCCCCAGACCGCCAACGGCTGGCCTGGACTTCCCCTCCCCCAAGATTCGAGTGAGGACCCTGGGGGACGGAGAGGACAGCTTGACGGTCTACGATTCAGAGCTggtagagaggcagagcagaAAGAGCCTCGGGGTCCCGGTCCCTCGTCCCCTGCCCCACTCGGAGGACTCTGGGGAGAAAACCCCAATGGAGCTGTGGTCGGGGAGCTCTGGAGAGGAGGCAGACCGAGGCCAAAGTGACCTTGCGCTGCTCATCAACCTTCGCAAGAGGAAAGCGGACTCCTCCAGCCTGTCCGTGTGCAGCACAGACAGTCTAGACGAATCCAAATCCTTCAGCTCAGATGGCACGTCCCCAGAGCTGTGCGACCTAGCGCCCGGCGAGCACATCTCCTCCATGTCCTCCTCGATCTCACAAGACGACAGCAAGACTGTGCCGCCACTCACCGTGCGCCTGCACACACGTAGCATGACCAAGTGCGTGACGGAGGAGGGCCACGCGGTGGCCGTGGGAGACGTCGTGTGGGGGAAGATCCATGGGTTCCCCTGGTGGCCTGCGAGAGTGCTCAGCATCAGCGGCAGCCGCAAAGAGGAGTCTAACTGCGAGGTCCAGTGGCCAGAGGCCAAGGTGGCCTGGTTCGGCTCGCCCACTACCTCCCAGCTGTCCGTTGCCAAACTCTCCCCCTTCCGGGAGTTCTTCAGGTCGCGATTCAACCGCAAGAAGAAAGGGATGTACCGGCGAGCCATCGTGGAAGCTGCCAAGGCCGTGGGCCACATGAGCCCCGAGATCACCTCTCTACTCACCTCTCACTGCGAAAC AGGCTGA